In Streptomyces sp. NBC_00569, a single genomic region encodes these proteins:
- a CDS encoding DUF72 domain-containing protein, with protein sequence MPMLVGTSGWQYEDWRGALYPTGLAQRLWLDEYARRFATVENNNAFYRLPTKEIFESWRERTPEGFVMAVKASRYLTHMKRLRDPEEPVHRLLDRAEGLGDRLGPVLLQLPPHLREDVGVLDACLSCFSSTVRVAVELRHSSWWDAGRELRAVLERHGSALCWADRGSRPVTPLWRTASWGYVRFHGGIAQPPPRYGRQALKSWAGRIADAWTDRDDVYVYFNNDLGAAAVVDATRFARAAATLGRTVSRTPSSLTGLCRPTAVLDG encoded by the coding sequence ATGCCCATGCTCGTCGGAACCTCGGGGTGGCAGTACGAGGACTGGCGCGGCGCTCTCTACCCGACCGGCCTGGCGCAGCGACTGTGGCTGGACGAGTACGCCCGGCGATTCGCGACCGTCGAGAACAACAACGCCTTCTACCGGCTTCCGACGAAGGAGATCTTCGAGTCCTGGCGGGAGCGGACGCCTGAGGGGTTCGTCATGGCGGTCAAGGCCAGCCGCTACCTCACCCATATGAAGAGGCTGCGCGACCCTGAGGAGCCGGTGCACCGTCTGCTGGACCGTGCCGAGGGCCTTGGTGACCGCCTGGGGCCCGTACTGCTGCAATTGCCGCCCCACCTCCGGGAGGACGTCGGGGTGCTGGATGCGTGCCTGAGCTGCTTTTCAAGCACGGTCCGGGTGGCCGTTGAACTGCGCCACAGCTCCTGGTGGGACGCGGGGCGGGAGCTTCGGGCGGTACTTGAGCGGCACGGCAGTGCGCTGTGCTGGGCGGACCGGGGATCACGGCCCGTGACGCCGCTGTGGCGTACCGCGTCCTGGGGGTACGTGCGCTTCCACGGCGGCATCGCCCAGCCCCCGCCCCGCTACGGCCGGCAGGCCTTGAAGTCCTGGGCCGGACGCATCGCCGACGCCTGGACGGACCGGGACGACGTGTACGTGTACTTCAACAACGACCTGGGCGCTGCGGCCGTCGTCGACGCTACGAGGTTCGCCCGGGCCGCGGCTACGCTGGGCCGGACGGTGAGCCGGACACCGTCGTCTCTGACGGGCTTATGCCGGCCGACCGCCGTTTTGGACGGGTGA
- a CDS encoding CapA family protein produces the protein MQGDLITLCLAGDVMLGRGVDQILPHPGDPALAETYVRDARSYVELAEAANGPLPRPVDFSWPWGDTLRLLDRAASDAVVLNLETSITRSDDFAPDKAVHYRMHPANLPCLISARPDVCVLANNHILDFGRRGLAETLEALAGAGIASAGAGHDAHAARQPAIIPVKGGRRILVHSFGMPSSGIPPSWAAAVDRSGIDYVAEASDAAAVAVVTRIRQVKRPGDIVITSIHWGSNWGYSVPRDQVRFAHALVDGGADVVHGHSSHHPRPLELYRGKLITYGCGDLVNDYEGISGYESYRDDLRLLYSPSLEPCTGRLRELRLTPFQTRRMRLRRASAKDCQFLQDLLGRISRGFGSRIAYDPDGFLTLGVDGSPVQNGGRPA, from the coding sequence ATGCAGGGTGATCTGATCACGCTGTGCCTCGCCGGCGACGTGATGCTCGGGCGGGGCGTCGACCAGATACTTCCGCACCCCGGTGATCCGGCTCTGGCGGAGACGTACGTCCGGGACGCCCGCTCCTACGTCGAGCTGGCGGAGGCCGCGAACGGCCCGCTTCCCCGCCCGGTCGATTTCTCCTGGCCCTGGGGGGACACGCTGCGGCTCCTCGACCGGGCCGCTTCCGACGCCGTGGTGCTCAATCTGGAGACCAGCATCACGCGGAGTGACGACTTCGCACCCGACAAGGCCGTCCACTACCGCATGCATCCCGCCAACCTGCCCTGCCTCATCTCCGCCCGCCCCGACGTCTGTGTCCTGGCGAACAATCACATCCTCGACTTCGGCCGCCGGGGGCTCGCGGAGACCCTCGAGGCGCTGGCCGGCGCTGGCATCGCCTCAGCGGGTGCGGGACACGACGCGCACGCGGCCCGGCAGCCGGCGATCATCCCCGTCAAGGGCGGCCGGCGAATCCTGGTCCACTCCTTCGGCATGCCGTCCAGCGGAATCCCGCCGAGCTGGGCCGCCGCGGTGGACCGAAGCGGGATCGACTACGTGGCCGAGGCGTCGGACGCCGCAGCGGTTGCGGTGGTCACCCGGATCCGGCAGGTGAAACGACCGGGAGACATCGTCATCACCTCGATCCACTGGGGTTCCAACTGGGGCTACTCCGTTCCGCGCGACCAGGTTCGCTTCGCACACGCACTCGTCGACGGAGGCGCGGACGTCGTCCACGGACACTCCTCGCACCATCCCCGGCCGCTTGAGCTGTATCGGGGAAAGCTCATCACCTACGGCTGCGGCGACCTGGTCAACGACTACGAGGGCATCTCGGGGTACGAGAGCTACCGCGACGACCTGCGGCTGCTCTACTCCCCTTCCTTGGAGCCGTGCACCGGCAGACTTCGCGAACTGCGCCTCACGCCCTTCCAGACCCGGCGGATGCGGCTTCGGAGGGCGTCGGCGAAGGACTGCCAGTTCCTTCAGGACCTCCTGGGCCGGATCAGCCGCGGCTTCGGCTCACGCATCGCGTACGACCCGGACGGCTTCCTCACCCTCGGCGTCGACGGGTCACCCGTCCAAAACGGCGGTCGGCCGGCATAA